One Brassica napus cultivar Da-Ae chromosome C2, Da-Ae, whole genome shotgun sequence DNA window includes the following coding sequences:
- the LOC106407996 gene encoding glutathione S-transferase T3-like has product MESVTCAAVVLLENSEIEIKIKSSMAMAMAMTFPAFSSQQSQDAPVETPLQTPAARVVRRKWNPADDEVLISAWLNTSKDAIVANEQRSGAFWKRVAAYYASSPHGREDGVREHGCCKKRWYRINEDVNKFCAAYSAAERQMSSGETDTDVLKKAHDIFFSDQEHNLNTPTAGGVSKRKNVEINSQTSTNKGFVDVESRPEGVKAAKAKRNTGKGKSLAEIATVWEMKKDDLVRKERLSRLAILDTLLAKTQPLSEVEEVVKNKLLAELF; this is encoded by the exons ATGGAATCGGTGACTTGTGCGGCTGTTGTTCTCCTCGAGAATTCCGAAAtcgaaatcaaaatcaaaagctCGATGGCGATGGCGATGGCGATG ACTTTTCCGGCTTTCAGTTCACAACAATCTCAAGACGCACCAGTAGAGACACCATTACAGACACCAGCAGCCCGTGTTGTAAGACGCAAATGGAATCCAGCAGATGACGAGGTGCTGATCAGTGCGTGGCTTAACACTTCCAAGGATGCTATTGTTGCAAATGAGCAGAGGTCGGGGGCCTTCTGGAAACGGGTTGCTGCTTATTATGCATCAAGTCCTCATGGAAGAGAGGATGGTGTGAGAGAGCACGGTTGTTGCAAGAAGAGGTGGTACAGAATCAATGAAGATGTTAACAAGTTTTGTGCCGCATACTCGGCAGCAGAGCGACAAATGAGCAGTGGTGAGACTGACACTGACGTTCTGAAGAAGGCGCATGACATTTTCTTCTCTGATCAAGAGCACAA CCTTAACACACCCACGGCTGGTGGCGTTTCGAAGAGGAAGAATGTGGAGATAAATTCCCAAACTTCTACCAACAAAGGCTTCGTTGATGTTGAGAGCAGGCCCGAAGGTGTCAAGGCTGCTAAGGCTAAAAGAAATACGGGTAAAGGGAAGTCCTTGGCTGAGATTGCGACCGTTTGGGAAATGAAGAAGGACGATTTGGTGAGGAAGGAGAGATTGTCGAGGCTAGCAATACTAGACACTCTCCTTGCCAAGACTCAACCATTGAGTGAGGTGGAAGAAGTTGTGAAGAATAAGCTCTTAGCCGAGTTATTctga
- the LOC106388336 gene encoding formin-like protein 13, producing the protein MDLLRKLFNRKTPDGLHEICDQVFVFGSCLSTDSLEEENYKTYLTGAVNQLQEHFPDASSLVFNFRDVVDTRSVMADVLSEHGLTVMDYPRHYQGCSLLPVKVMKKFLCYCDSWLSLGPSKLILLHCERGAWPVLAFMLAALLIYRKQYSDEYKTLDMICKKAPVELMHLFSPLNPIPSQLRYLQYVSRRTMVSEWPPTERALTVDCVMLRCLPDVSGQGSFLRPVFRVYGQDPLFVDDDKKKPELLYSSAKKGKHLKIYKQLFSNKVELVKIDDINCHVQGDIVIECLSNDMEVMMFRAVFNTAFIRSNILTLNRDEVDTLWDIKEQFPKGFGVEILFSDMDDDSSVDLTEKVGLPVEAFSNVHEFFNPTDWDDATRNTRQHLAIANGVQEIPDGKSSPVLQGLSPPIGAPNDVASLLGQPVKSPPPVSKSDKTTALPRPPPPPPPPPPPPPVQHSDQKTAARVFIPIPPPSPATAASPPPPPPPPPPPAPQTTPRIPTSSSPPTSIPHPTLAISASPPPPPPPRPPLPTPPRLYTSSTTTLGHWMHRCE; encoded by the exons atggactTGCTTCGCAAATTGTTCAACCGCAAAACTCCAGATGGTTTACACGAGATATGCGACCAAGTGTTCG TCTTCGGCAGCTGCCTCTCCACCGATTCTTTGGAAGAAGAGAACTACAAAACTTATCTGACGGGAGCTGTCAACCAGCTACAAGAGCACTTCCCTGATGCATCCTCTCTTGTCTTTAACTTCCGTGATGTGGTGGATACTCGGAGTGTGATGGCTGATGTCTTGTCAGAACACGGCTTGACCGTAATGGATTATCCTCGCCACTACCAAGGCTGCTCATTATTGCCTGTGAAAGTtatgaaaaaatttctttgttaCTGTGACAGCTGGCTCTCACTCGGCCCAAGTAAATTGATACTATTGCATTGTGAACGAGGGGCTTGGCCGGTTCTAGCTTTCATGCTAGCTGCACTCCTTATTTACCGGAAGCAATACAGTGATGAGTACAAGACCTTGGATATGATCTGCAAGAAGGCTCCCGTTGAGCTTATGCATTTGTTCTCGCCCCTGAACCCTATTCCTTCTCAGCTTCGGTATCTACAGTATGTGTCGAGAAGGACTATGGTCTCTGAATGGCCTCCAACGGAAAGGGCTCTCACCGTGGATTGTGTTATGTTGAGATGTCTTCCTGATGTTAGTGGACAAGGAAGCTTTCTTCGCCCAGTCTTTAGAGTATACGGTCAGGATCCCCTTTTTGTAGATGATGATAAAAAGAAGCCTGAGCTCTTGTACTCAAGTGCCAAGAAAGGGAAACATCTTAAAATCTACAAGCAGCTCTTCTCAAACAAG gtAGAACTAGTCAAGATTGACGACATCAACTGCCATGTGCAAGGTGATATCGTGATTGAATGCCTCAGTAATGACATGGAGGTCATGATGTTTCGAGCGGTTTTCAACACAGCTTTTATCAGATCAAATATTTTGACGCTCAACCGTGATGAGGTTGACACATTATGGGATATAAAAGAACAGTTTCCAAAGGGGTTCGGAGTTGAG ATTCTCTTCTCGGATATGGATGATGACTCGTCTGTTGATTTGACGGAGAAAGTTGGTCTTCCAGTAGAAGCTTTTTCCAACGTTCATGAGTTCTTCAATCCAACTGACTGGGATGATGCTACTCGCAATACGCGTCAGCATTTAGCTATTGCAAATGGTGTCCAGGAAATACCAGATGGGAAGTCAAGCCCAGTACTACAAGGGTTAAGCCCTCCAATAGGAGCTCCCAATGATGTGGCTTCCCTTCTTGGACAACCGGTGAAGTCACCTCCTCCAGTGTCTAAATCAGACAAAACAACTGCATTACCtcgaccaccaccaccaccacctcctcctcctcctcctcctccagtgCAGCATTCAGACCAGAAGACAGCCGCTAGAGTTTTCATTCCTATACCACCCCCATCACCAGCTACAGCTGCCTCTCCTCCCCCTCCCCCTCCCCCTCCCCCTCCCCCAGCTCCTCAAACTACTCCACGGATTCCTACCTCTTCTTCCCCTCCTACCTCTATACCACACCCAACACTAGCTATCTCTGCCTCTCCTCCTCCCCCTCCCCCTCCTCGTCCTCCTCTTCCAACACCTCCACGGCTTTATACTTCTTCTACCAC GACCCTCGGCCACTGGATGCACCGTTGCGAATAA